In Perca fluviatilis chromosome 11, GENO_Pfluv_1.0, whole genome shotgun sequence, the following proteins share a genomic window:
- the slc1a7a gene encoding solute carrier family 1 member 7a — translation MAVALDEVWGRVKNVCKQNGLLILSVLAVVIGCLLGFFLRGKQLSEQEVKYFQFPGELLMRMLKMLILPLVVSSLMSGLAALDAKCSSRLGIMTISYYLWTTFVAVVVGILMVYIIHPGGAAQKEDSDESKKPMTSSADALLDLIRNMFPANLVQATFQQYRTQRVPELIPKPTVAQLLDETTTRRVYIYGIQDDNGTDVQNFSLDLTPPPDVIMKTSPGTSEGMNVLGIVIFSATMGIMLGRMGPNGSALVNFCQSVNEAVLKIVAIVIWYFPFGIVFLVAGKILEMDDPSAMGKKLGFYAITVVMGLVLHGLFILPAMYFFITKKSPIVYIRGILQALLISLATSSSSATLPITFKCLLENNHIDRRIIRFVLPVGATINMDGTALYEAVAAIFIAQVNNYELDFGQIITISITATAASIGAAGIPQAGLVTMVIVLTSVGLPTDDITLIIAVDWALDRFRTMVNVMGDALATGIMAHICRKDFVKEGEQVPLICETKPMISIQQMMTYQNQKNGCYQPPPPGSKQGHLSPDVARLMQLEEGIRPLERKKHAHSSHHKREHRDKDHCSVDMNGLETNV, via the exons GAGGTGAAGTACTTCCAGTTTCCTGGAGAGCTGCTGATGAGGATgttgaaaatgttaattttgcccCTTGTCGTATCCAG TTTGATGTCAGGTTTGGCTGCATTGGACGCCAAGTGCTCCAGCCGCCTGGGCATCATGACCATCTCCTACTACCTCTGGACCACCTTTGTTGCCGTGGTCGTGGGCATTCTCATGGTATACATCATCCACCCGGGTGGAGCTGCTCAAAAGGAGGACTCTGATGAGAGCAAGAAGCCAATGACCAGCTCTGCTGACGCTCTGCTGGATCTCATCCG CAACATGTTTCCAGCCAACCTGGTTCAAGCCACTTTTCAACAG TATCGAACCCAGAGAGTCCCTGAGCTCATCCCCAAACCAACGGTGGCTCAGCTCCTGGATGAGACCACTACGCGCAGGGTCTACATCTACGGCATCCAGGATGACAACGGCACAGATGTCCAGAATTTCTCCCTGGATCTTACGCCACCACCTGATGTCATCATGAAAACATCACCTGGTACCAGCGAAGGCATGAACGTGCTGGGGATTGTAATTTTTTCTGCTACCATGG GAATAATGTTAGGAAGAATGGGACCCAATGGAAGCGCTTTGGTCAACTTCTGCCAAAGTGTGAATGAGGCAGTTTTGAAGATTGTTGCCATTGTCATCTG GTATTTCCCCTTTGGGATCGTGTTTCTGGTTGCCGGTAAGATCTTGGAGATGGACGACCCTTCAGCCATGGGGAAGAAGCTGGGTTTTTACGCCATTACGGTGGTAATGGGCTTGGTGCTACACGGTCTATTCATCCTCCCGGCCATGTACTTTTTCATCACTAAGAAGAGCCCTATTGTTTACATCAGAGGCATTCTGCAGGCCCTGCTCATCTCCTTGGCCACCTCCTCCAG CTCTGCCACTCTGCCTATCACCTTCAAGTGCCTCCTTGAGAACAACCACATCGACAGACGCATCATCCGCTTCGTGCTGCCTGTCGGGGCCACCATCAATATGGACGGCACCGCACTCTACGAGGCCGTGGCAGCCATCTTCATCGCCCAAGTGAATAATTATGAGCTTGACTTTGGACAGATCATCACAATCAG CATCACTGCCACTGCAGCCAGTATCGGTGCAGCAGGAATCCCACAGGCTGGACTCGTAACCATGGTGATCGTGCTGACCTCTGTGGGTCTGCCCACCGATGACATCACTCTCATAATTGCTGTTGACTGGGCTTT GGATCGATTCAGGACCATGGTCAATGTGATGGGTGACGCACTGGCCACAGGCATTATGGCTCATATCTGCAGAAAAGATTTTGTCAAAGAAGGGGAGCAG GTGCCTCTGATCTGTGAAACTAAGCCAATGATAAGCATCCAGCAGATGATGACCTACCAGAACCAGAAGAATGGCTGCTACCAGCCGCCTCCACCAGGCAGCAAGCAGGGCCACCTCTCCCCGGACGTGGCTCGCCTGATGCAGCTGGAGGAGGGCATCCGGCCGCTAGAGAGGAAGAAACACGCTCACTCCTCTCACCACAAGAGGGAGCACAGGGACAAGGACCACTGTTCCGTTGATATGAATGGGCTGGAGACTAACGTATAG